A genomic stretch from Marinimicrobium sp. C6131 includes:
- a CDS encoding multicopper oxidase family protein gives MINRRHFLLGSAAGLVASSLPLHGQAQEHDHSGHTGPERNDEQGTQAVAKAERTDQGYRPVVTPNGRTLGYRYRDGVKEFHLIAEEVEHEFAPGTRIKAWGYNGSTPGPTIEAVEGDKVRIYVTNRLGEPTSVHWHGLLLPAGMDGVAGLNQPSIKPGETFVYEFTLKQHGTHMYHPHGDEMVQMSQGMMGMFIIHPKTPEDPPIDRDYAILLHNWSVHPGTYRADPSVMQDFDLWTMNSKVFPAIDELVAQTGERVRIRLGNLSMWNHPMHLHGVQFHVTGSDGGRWPQSQWRAEVTEIIGVGQTRDLEFEAVAGDWAFHCHMAHHTMNAMGHGIPNTIGADQSAVEKQIQALVPGYMAMGEHGMAEHQDHTDSGHMQGPANTLPMMMGQGPFGNLEMGGMFTLVKVRDRLDGDPGWYQHPEGTVAHKVERVPDDLPR, from the coding sequence ATGATTAACCGCCGACATTTTCTGCTGGGCAGCGCCGCCGGGCTGGTCGCCAGCTCCCTGCCACTGCACGGCCAGGCTCAGGAGCACGATCACTCCGGACACACTGGCCCGGAACGCAACGACGAACAAGGCACCCAGGCAGTGGCCAAAGCCGAGCGCACCGACCAGGGCTATCGCCCGGTGGTGACGCCCAACGGGCGCACCCTCGGCTACCGCTACCGCGACGGCGTCAAGGAGTTTCATCTGATTGCGGAGGAAGTCGAGCACGAGTTCGCGCCGGGCACCCGGATCAAAGCCTGGGGTTACAACGGCAGCACCCCGGGACCGACCATCGAGGCGGTCGAAGGCGACAAGGTGCGTATCTACGTCACCAACCGACTGGGCGAGCCCACCAGCGTTCACTGGCACGGCTTACTGCTGCCCGCCGGAATGGATGGCGTCGCCGGGCTGAACCAGCCCTCGATCAAACCGGGGGAAACCTTCGTGTACGAATTCACCCTGAAGCAGCACGGCACCCATATGTACCACCCCCACGGGGATGAAATGGTGCAGATGTCCCAGGGCATGATGGGAATGTTCATCATTCACCCCAAAACCCCGGAAGACCCGCCCATTGATCGGGACTACGCCATACTGCTGCACAACTGGTCCGTGCATCCGGGCACCTACCGCGCCGACCCGAGCGTCATGCAGGATTTCGATTTGTGGACCATGAACAGCAAAGTGTTTCCGGCCATTGATGAACTGGTGGCGCAAACCGGCGAGCGGGTCCGCATCCGCCTTGGCAACCTGTCCATGTGGAACCACCCCATGCACCTGCACGGTGTCCAGTTCCACGTCACCGGTTCGGACGGCGGCCGCTGGCCTCAATCCCAATGGCGCGCTGAGGTGACGGAAATCATCGGTGTCGGCCAGACCCGCGACCTGGAATTTGAGGCCGTCGCGGGCGACTGGGCCTTTCACTGCCATATGGCCCACCACACCATGAACGCCATGGGACACGGCATCCCGAACACCATCGGCGCCGATCAGTCGGCGGTGGAAAAACAGATTCAGGCGCTGGTGCCCGGCTATATGGCCATGGGCGAACACGGCATGGCCGAACACCAGGACCACACCGACAGCGGTCATATGCAAGGCCCGGCAAACACCCTGCCGATGATGATGGGCCAGGGGCCGTTCGGTAACCTGGAAATGGGCGGGATGTTCACGCTGGTGAAAGTTCGGGACCGGCTCGACGGCGACCCCGGCTGGTATCAGCACCCGGAAGGTACCGTCGCCCACAAAGTCGAACGGGTGCCGGACGATTTACCGCGCTGA
- a CDS encoding DUF883 family protein, giving the protein MQVRDLIPGQPRKKSNSSAMEHLSERSAELTDEFKSFVGDMETMLKNSASLQGEELARARKALEERVHKAKGVVDEKGNRLAQYTKENLHQAGDYARTHPWTVTGATLALGVAVGLLIFKRK; this is encoded by the coding sequence ATGCAAGTTCGAGACTTGATCCCGGGCCAGCCCCGGAAGAAATCCAATTCCAGCGCGATGGAACACCTGTCCGAACGCTCGGCCGAACTCACCGATGAATTCAAATCGTTTGTGGGTGATATGGAAACCATGCTCAAGAACAGCGCTTCGTTGCAGGGAGAAGAGCTGGCCCGGGCCCGCAAGGCTCTGGAAGAAAGAGTGCACAAAGCCAAGGGGGTGGTCGACGAAAAAGGCAATCGCCTGGCGCAGTACACGAAAGAGAATCTCCACCAGGCCGGAGACTACGCCCGAACGCACCCCTGGACGGTCACCGGTGCGACCCTCGCGCTCGGGGTCGCCGTCGGCCTGTTGATCTTCAAGCGCAAATGA
- a CDS encoding TolC family protein has product MNRLRTSAATSPATLLVALVLHGCASLEPPDYTHLDQTLAPLQPEPLLGSLAQIQPLEAQEREARLEPLLAEPLTPISAQQLALINSPQVRAELAGLGIAQAESLQTRLLRNPTLAVGALRPEGGGRWQLDLGISQSLLDLFTRGLRQQLAEEALAEAQLQLLERLHSYLYQVQEHYFDALSARHQASIAEQSLAAARASHDLAKVLFEAGNLKEVTLLSYRDQRQRQERQWRAAQTREQQARLRLAQQLGLTDVDALILPDSLPEPDDADRWSSEPLIEHALAHRLDLALLRQTATVQQRRLNLIDRQGPFTELELGLNAERETDGSIMAGPEFAISLPFADRNQAHRARLEAGLQQTEAQQAALRLAIRTDIQQTLLDMERLAQDIRQLADEVIPQWQQQVALTLEEYNFMLTGAFDLISAKEHEFDAWREHGEALEAYWLSRTRLALASAHPLPIENARPTPLPEFSNEMESSEEEEQAGHGAHREHQSREHQHEEHSHD; this is encoded by the coding sequence ATGAATCGTTTGCGAACCTCCGCTGCGACCTCTCCGGCGACCCTGCTGGTCGCACTGGTGCTGCACGGCTGCGCCAGCTTGGAGCCACCGGATTACACCCATCTGGATCAGACCCTGGCCCCCCTGCAACCCGAGCCGCTACTGGGCAGCCTGGCCCAGATCCAGCCTCTGGAGGCACAGGAGCGCGAGGCACGCCTGGAACCCTTGTTGGCCGAGCCCCTGACTCCGATCAGCGCACAGCAACTGGCCCTGATCAACAGCCCTCAGGTGCGGGCCGAACTGGCCGGGCTGGGCATTGCCCAGGCCGAGAGCCTGCAGACCCGCCTGCTGCGCAACCCGACCCTCGCGGTAGGTGCTCTGCGCCCCGAGGGTGGGGGTCGCTGGCAGTTGGACCTGGGCATCAGCCAGAGCCTGCTGGACCTGTTCACCCGGGGCCTGCGGCAACAACTGGCCGAGGAAGCGCTGGCCGAAGCGCAGTTGCAGTTGCTCGAGCGCTTGCACAGCTATCTCTACCAGGTTCAGGAACACTATTTCGACGCCCTGAGCGCCCGCCATCAGGCCAGCATTGCCGAGCAATCCCTGGCCGCCGCGCGCGCCAGCCATGACCTGGCCAAGGTGTTGTTCGAGGCGGGCAATCTCAAGGAAGTCACGCTGCTCAGCTATCGGGATCAACGGCAGCGCCAGGAACGGCAATGGCGCGCGGCGCAAACCCGTGAACAGCAGGCCCGGCTGAGGCTGGCCCAACAGCTGGGACTGACCGATGTCGACGCCCTGATCCTGCCGGACAGCCTGCCCGAACCGGATGACGCCGATCGCTGGTCCTCAGAACCCCTGATTGAGCACGCACTGGCGCACCGCCTGGATCTGGCCCTGCTGCGTCAGACGGCTACCGTGCAACAGCGGCGTTTGAACCTGATCGATCGCCAGGGCCCGTTTACCGAACTCGAACTGGGTCTGAACGCCGAGCGGGAAACCGACGGCAGTATTATGGCCGGACCGGAATTCGCCATCAGCCTCCCCTTCGCGGATCGCAACCAGGCACATCGGGCCAGGCTCGAAGCGGGCCTGCAACAGACCGAAGCACAACAGGCGGCACTCAGGCTCGCGATCCGCACCGATATCCAGCAGACCCTGTTGGACATGGAACGTCTGGCGCAGGACATCCGGCAACTGGCCGATGAGGTGATTCCCCAGTGGCAACAACAGGTGGCTCTGACCCTTGAGGAATACAACTTTATGCTCACGGGCGCCTTCGACCTGATCTCCGCCAAGGAGCACGAGTTCGACGCCTGGCGGGAGCACGGCGAGGCCCTGGAAGCCTACTGGCTGTCCCGCACCCGCCTGGCCCTGGCCAGCGCCCACCCGCTGCCCATTGAGAACGCCCGCCCCACACCTCTGCCTGAGTTCTCGAATGAGATGGAATCGTCCGAAGAGGAAGAACAGGCCGGGCACGGCGCTCATCGGGAACATCAATCCCGGGAGCATCAGCACGAGGAGCACAGCCATGATTAA